One region of Zingiber officinale cultivar Zhangliang chromosome 7B, Zo_v1.1, whole genome shotgun sequence genomic DNA includes:
- the LOC122003842 gene encoding auxin-responsive protein SAUR41-like, whose translation MRLMMGKVESKAKGLVRKTLERWRSKSRRRGAAVPPEGWLAVPPEGWLAVRVGAAKERFAVRAEWLNHPLFRGLLAEAETELRRAVSGGAAGVGAGGGGGATVVSPVQLRRRQRG comes from the coding sequence ATGCGTCTGATGATGGGGAAGGTGGAGAGCAAGGCGAAGGGGTTGGTGCGGAAGACGCTGGAGCGGTGGCGGAGCAAGAGCCGGAGGCGGGGGGCGGCGGTGCCGCCTGAGGGGTGGTTGGCGGTGCCGCCTGAGGGGTGGTTGGCGGTGCGCGTTGGCGCGGCGAAGGAGCGGTTTGCGGTGCGCGCCGAGTGGCTGAACCACCCGCTGTTCAGAGGGCTGCTGGCTGAGGCGGAGACGGAGTTGCGTCGAGCTGTTTCGGGAGGTGCTGCGGGAGTTGGAGCGGGAGGAGGCGGAGGAGCGACTGTGGTCTCCCCGGTGCAGCTTCGCCGTCGGCAACGCGGCTAG